One Meriones unguiculatus strain TT.TT164.6M chromosome 5, Bangor_MerUng_6.1, whole genome shotgun sequence DNA segment encodes these proteins:
- the Ccnd2 gene encoding G1/S-specific cyclin-D2, whose product MELLCCEVDPVRRAVPDRNLLEDRVLQNLLTVEERYLPQCSYFKCVQKDIQPYMRRMVATWMLEVCEEQKCEEEVFPLAMNYLDRFLAGVPTPKTHLQLLGAVCMFLASKLKETIPLTAEKLCIYTDNSVKPQELLEWELVVLGKLKWNLAAVTPHDFIEHILRKLPQQKEKLSLIRKHAQTFIALCATDFKFAMYPPSMIATGSVGAAICGLQQDEEVSTLTCDALTELLAKITHTDVDCLKACQEQIEAVLLNSLQQFRQEQHNGSKSVEDLDQATTPTDVRDVDL is encoded by the exons ATGGAGCTGCTGTGCTGCGAGGTGGACCCGGTCCGCAGGGCCGTCCCGGACCGCAACCTGCTGGAAGACCGCGTCCTGCAGAACCTGCTGACCGTCGAGGAGCGCTACCTCCCGCAGTGCTCCTACTTCAAGTGCGTGCAGAAGGACATCCAGCCGTACATGCGCAGGATGGTGGCCACCTGGATGCTGGAG GTCTGTGAGGAACAGAAGTGTGAAGAGGAAGTCTTTCCTTTGGCCATGAATTACCTGGACCGTTTCTTGGCTGGAGTCCCGACCCCGAAGACCCATCTCCAGCTGCTGGGCGCTGTGTGCATGTTCCTAGCCTCCAAGCTCAAAGAGACCATCCCACTGACCGCCGAGAAGCTGTGCATTTACACCGACAACTCTGTGAAGCCCCAGGAGCTGCTG gAGTGGGAGCTGGTGGTGCTGGGTAAGCTGAAGTGGAACCTGGCTGCAGTCACCCCTCACGACTTCATCGAGCACATCCTGCGCAAGCTGCCCCAGCAAAAGGAGAAGCTGTCCCTGATCCGCAAGCACGCGCAGACCTTTATCGCTCTGTGTGCCACCG ACTTCAAGTTTGCCATGTACCCGCCGTCGATGATCGCAACTGGAAGTGTGGGAGCAGCCATCTGCGGGCTTCAGCAGGATGAAGAAGTAAGCACACTCACGTGCGATGCCTTGACCGAGCTGCTGGCCAAGATCACCCACACTGATGTG GATTGTCTCAAAGCGTGCCAGGAGCAAATTGAGGCTGTGCTGCTCAACAGCCTGCAGCAGTTCCGTCAAGAGCAGCATAACGGATCCAAGTCTGTGGAAGATCTGGACCAAGCCACCACCCCTACAGACGTGAGGGATGTTGACCTGTGA